The Triticum urartu cultivar G1812 chromosome 5, Tu2.1, whole genome shotgun sequence genome contains the following window.
TCGCCTCTCCGTGCGAACAAACGGCGTCGCCGGCGGCGGCCTCGGCCACCATGCTTGAGCTGACGGGCGCCGACCGCACAGGGCTCATCTCCGAGGTGTTCGACGTGCTAGACGACATGAGCTGCAGCGTCGTCGATGCCAGGGCGTGGTCGCATCGCGGCCGCCTCGCCTGCCTCGTCTACCTGCGGGACGAGGATGTTGCCGCAGCCGGTGTGGAGCACATCAAGGCCCGCCTCGCCCCCCTCCTCCGCGGAGACTCGGAAGCCAGCGGTGGCACCGTGGCTGCCGTCCCCGCCGGCTCCATCCCGCACGCCGACCGGCGCCTCCACCATCTCATGTATGCCAGCGGCGACCAGGAGCGCGCGTTCCCAACTCCCTCGGTGCGTGCTCATGGATCTCGAGCCCGACACCATGGGCTCCGTGCACACGGGGCCCTACGGCCAGATCTTCCGCCCCGACAACTTTGTCTTCGGCCAGTCCGGCGCCGGCAACAACTGGGCCAAGGGCCACTACACCGAGGGCGGGGAGCTCATCGACTCCGTCCTCGACGTCGTCCGCGAGGAGGCCGAGAACTGCGCTGCCTCCAAGGTACTTTCCCCTTTCTTGAGGAGTCGCTCCAGTTACTCCGTTCCACAGATTCTGGCCAGCGATTCTGACTTTTGTTCATGTGCTTGTCGTGAGGCTTCCAGGTGTGCCACTCCCTCGGCGGGGGCACCGGTTCCAAGATCAGGGAGGAGTACCCGGGCCGGATGATGCTCACCTTCTCCGTGTTCCCATCTCCAAAGGTCTCTGACACGGTGGTCGAGCCCTACAACGTCACTCTCTCGGTTCACCAGCTGGTGGAGAACGCCGACGAGTGCATGGTGCTGGACAACAAGGCGCTCTGTGACATTTGCTTCCGCACCCTCAAGCTGACCACACCTAGCTGTAAGCACATCTGTGACATCAAGCTATATTACCTGCCTGTACTTTTTTACCTGCCTGTACTTTTTTACTAATGTGAATGCTAAATAAATAGAAGAGATAGAGGATTAATACACTGACTCTGGCTTGGCAACTTTATATTGGTTTCTTGACCGAGATTCTGGTACAGATGGAACCGTGATTTGTGATAGTCTAGCGATTAGTAGAAAGCTAACTGTAAAATCATGTGCTTTGCAACTCTTGTCATAATCATATACATAGGATTAGTTCAGTTTAAAGCAGGGATTCAGATTGCTCTACTGTGGCACACATTGTCAATTAGTTAAGTGAGATCAAAATAGAAGTGCAGATTTGGTGGCAAAACATTCTATAGGGGAGCAGTTAACCGGTTTGTTGTTACAAGGTGCTCTGGTTTTTTTAGCACACCAATTGGCT
Protein-coding sequences here:
- the LOC125509358 gene encoding uncharacterized protein LOC125509358, which codes for MECARREDGRRGEARSRLSSCARASRLLAPLRRPHSPRAVAGDHKQRPSHTSPRATPKPQERRATVPRNPGLLLDLASPCEQTASPAAASATMLELTGADRTGLISEVFDVLDDMSCSVVDARAWSHRGRLACLVYLRDEDVAAAGVEHIKARLAPLLRGDSEASGGTVAAVPAGSIPHADRRLHHLMYASGDQERAFPTPSVRAHGSRARHHGLRAHGALRPDLPPRQLCLRPVRRRQQLGQGPLHRGRGAHRLRPRRRPRGGRELRCLQGTFPFLEESLQLLRSTDSGQRF